The following DNA comes from Geothrix edaphica.
CAGGGCCCAGGCAGCCCCGGCAGAGGAGCAGATGACCCCGGGCCTCCGTGAGGCGGGGAAGGAGATCGGCCGGGAGCATAGGGCATGATAGCGGTCCGCATTCCCTGCTAGCATCGCCGGAAGCCCCTGGCCCACCATCCCCTGGAATCCCCTTCCGGGTCACCTGCCCCCGGAACGCATGGAGTCTTGTTCATGTCGAACGACCCGCGCCCCGAATCCCAGATCTTCGCCCGCAAGCCCCTGGCCCTCCTGCTGGAAGAGGCCAAGGGCGAGAACCGCCTCCGCCGCGTCCTCGGCCCCGTGCAGCTCACGGCGCTCGGCGTGGGCGCCATCATCGGCGCCGGCATCTTCGTGGCCACGGGGGCCGCGGCCCACAACATCGCCGGCCCCTCGCTGATGGTGTCCTACGTCATCGCGGGCATCACCTGCATCTTCGCGGCGCTCTGCTACGCGGAGTTCGCCGCCATGGTGCCCGTGGCCGGATCCGCCTACACCTACGCCTACGCGACGCTCGGCGAGCTGTTCGCCTGGATCATCGGCTGGGACCTCATCCTCGAATACGGCGTCTCCAGCGCCGCCGTGGCCACGGGCTGGTCCGCCTACTTCCAGAGCGCCGTCAGCAACCTCGGCATCCACATCCCCAAGCTGCTGAGCGAGTCCCCCTGGAAGTACGACCCCGCCACGGGCCACTTCGCATCCACGGGCGCCATGATGAACCTGCCCGCGCTCATCATCGTGGCCATCATCACCGCCATCCTCGTCAAGGGCATCCAGGAGAGCGCCACGTTCAACGGCGTCATGGTGGCCATCAAGGTGGCCGCCGTGCTCTTCGTCATCGGCGTGGGCGCCTTCTTCATCAACACCACCAACTGGCATCCCTTCGCGCCCTTCGGGTGGACGGGCATCAGCTTCTTCGGCCACCACGTGGCCGGCCAGATGGACGGCGGCGGCGCGCCCATCGGCACCATGGCCGGCGCAGCCATCATCTTCTTCGCCTACATCGGCTTCGACTCCGTCTCCACCCATGCGGAAGAGGCCAAGAACCCCCAGCGGGATGTGCCCATCGGCATCATCGTGTCCCTGGTGGTCTGCACCTTCCTCTACATCGCCGTCGTGGCCGTGCTCACGGGCATGGTCAAGTTCGACCGCCTGGACATCAACGCCCCGGTCTCCATCGCCTTCCGCCAGAACGGCATGCCCTGGGCCGAGGGCCTCATCGCCACCGCGGGCGTGGCGGGCATCACCTCCGTGCTGCTGGTGATGATGCTGAGCGGCCCCCGCGTGTTCCTGGCCATGGCCCGGGACGGCCTGCTCCCCAAGGCCACCTTCGGCGACGTGCACCCCAGGTTCCGCACGCCCTGGAAGTCCACCATCCTGGTCGGCCTCTTCGTGGGCGCCCTGGCGGGCTTCCTGCCCATCGACGCGCTGCTGCACCTGGCCAACATCGGCACCCTGCTGGCCTTCGTCATCGTCTGCGCCGCCGTGTTGATCATGCGCAGGAAGCACCCCGAGGCCGAGCGTCCCTTCCGCTGCCCCTGGGTGCCCTTCGTCCCCGTCATGGGCGTGCTCAGTTGCCTCATGCTCATGTTCTCCCTGCCCGTGGCCAACTGGTGGCGCCTCATCGCCTGGCTGGCCCTCGGCTTCGTCATCTACTTCCTCTACGGGAAGAAGCACAGTGTGATGAGGCAGCAGGCCAGCTAGGAACGTCCCATGTCTCTCTGGACTGACCTGACCCCATCCAAGCGCTGCGACTGGATCGACCAGCTGCGGGGCTGGGCGGTCATCGTGATGATCGAAGTGCATGCGGTGAACGTGTGGCTCCACGCCGGCCTGCGGCCCGACTGGCTGAACTACCTGAACGGCCTGGTGGCCCCCAGCTTCACCATGGCGGCGGGCTACAGCCTGGTGATCTCCACCTTCCGCACCGACGGCACCCTGCGCCCCTTCTGGCCCGACACGGCCCGGCGCCTGGGCTTCATCCTCCTCTGCGCCTACGCCCTCCACGCCCCGGGCATCACGGCCGCGGACTGGACCGTGCTCAACACCGCCCAGAAGGCGCGGGAGCTGTTCAAGATCGACGTGCTCCAGTGCATCGTCTTCTCCCTGCTGATCCTCCAGCTCCTGGCCCGGCTGGTGCGGAACCCGCGGATCTTCACCGGCCTCGCCCTGGCGATGGCGGTCTTCGTGCCGCTGATGGCCCCCTCGCTCTGGGCCACGGGCGTGGCGGACGGCCTCTGGCTGCCCGTCCGCGGCCTGTTCAACGGCAACCCCGACCGCGGCGTGCAGGCGCTGTTCCCCCTGTTCCCCTGGATCGCCTTCCCCGCCTTCGGCGCCTTCCTCGGAGGGCTCTACCGGCACTTCCGGGTCATGCCGGTGGAAGGCAAGGCCCTCTGGAGCGAGGCCCGCTTCCTCGCCGGGCTGGCCGTCTTCGGCGCCCTGCTGCTGGCCTGGGGCGCCTCCGCCCAGCACGCCTGGCTCTGGGGCGGTCAGTGGCTCCAGCAGAACGGCGTGTGGCTGCTGCACAGCAAGTCCGGCGCCTTCACCTACGCCGAGCTGGGCGCCATCGCCAACACCACCCTGCCCAGCGTGGCTGCCCGCCTCGGCTGGATCATGCTGGGCGGCAGCCTCATGGGCGCCATCGAGCTCCTGCGCCCCAGGTGGAAGGGGCCCAACCCCATCAAGGCCGCCAGCGGCGAATCGCTGCTGCTCTACATGCTCCACCTCAACCTGATCTTCAGCTTGCTGCTGGCGCCCGCCGTCGTCGCCCTCACCGGCTGGGGCTGGGGCGACCTGGGCTGGACCGGCACGCTGCTGCTGACCGCCGCGATCATCGCCCTGAACCTCGCCGTCGGCGTCTGGTGGCAACAGGTGCGGGCCACCCCCGACCGCATGCGCCGCCTCCAGCACCAGGCCGTGGCCGGGCTGGGCATCTGGTTCGTGCTGGGCGGCTGGTGGACCTTCCGCCACTTCCTCCGGAGCCCCGAGCTGGCGAAGGAGCCCTATGCGTTCCTGAACGCCGCCCGGGCCCGCAAGGGACTGCCGCCCACGCCCGACGGCCTCTGCCGCGACCCGGAGGAATACTTCCGCGAGGCCGAGCGGCTGAAGCTGCACCTCAGCGCCGAAGCCAGGGCGGATGTGGCCCGGCGAATCCTGGCCAGGCAGGAAACCCGTTAGAATCAATCCAATCATGGTTGATCCCGGCGGCAACGCCCCCCCATCCTGGCTCCTCCTCGCCGCCTTGGCCCTGCTCCTCTACCGGTGCGGAACCACGGCCCTGCTGTCGGCCTTCCACGCCCTGCCCTCGGTCCAGCGGCGGCGGCTGCTGGAGGAGGAGGCCATCACCGACCCACGCCTGGCCTCGCTGCTGGGCCGGCCCCGGACCCTCGGCATGGGCCTGGGCTTCTGGAACAAGGCCCTCCTGCTGATCCTGCTGGGCCTGCTCTGGCCCTTCCGCCTGGCCCTGCCCGGCGGCGCGTGGACGCTGGGCGCGCTCGTGTTGGCAGGGCTCTGGGCCCTGGATCTGGCCCTGCCCGCCCTCCTCACCTCCGGCGATCCGGCCCGCTGGGTGATCCGGCTGTTCCCCCTCTACGCGCCCATCCAGTCGCTCCTGGCGCCCCTGGTGGACCCCGTGGCCCGGCTCATCGACCGGCACACCCAGGAGCGCGCGAAGGAGACCGAGCCCGAGGACGCCACCGAGGAGGCCGTCACCGCCCTGCTCGAAGAAGGCGAGGCCGAGGGCATCCTGGAGGCCGGGGACCGCGAGCTCATCCGCAATGTCGTGACCTTCGGCGACACCCTCGTGCGCGAGGTGATGACGCCCCGCACCCGCATCGCCGCCCTGCCCCTGGAGGCCACCATCCCGGAGGCCTGGCAGACCTTCACCCGCACCCGCCACTCGCGGCTGCCCATCTATGAAGGCGGCATCGACCACATCCGCGGCGTGCTGCTGCTCAAGGACCTCATCCAGCTGCCGGACAGCGACCAGCCGCCCCTGGCGACGCTCATGAAGCCCCCCCGCTTCGTGCCCGAGAGCAAGCCCGTCATGGACCTGCTGCGTGAAATGCAGCGCACCCGCACCCAGCTGGCCCTCGTGGTGGATGAGTTCGGCGGCCTCTCGGGCCTGGCCACCATGGAGGACCTGCTGGAGGAGGTCTTCGGCGAGATCCAGGACGAGCACGAGGCCCCCGCCGGCCTGGTGGTGCAGGCCCCCGGCGTCTACCTGGTCTCGGGCCAGGCCCATGTGGAGGACGTGGCCCAGCGCCTGGGCCTCACCTGGGAGCGGGATGGCTTCGACACCCTGGCCGGCCTCGTCCTGGCCCGCCTCGGCCGCGTGCCCCACCCCCAGGAAGCCGTGGAAGTCGAAGGCGCCCGCCTCACCGTGCTGAAGATGGACGGAACGCGGATCGTGCAGGTTCGGGTCGAACGGACCTAGATTCCGGCAGGCTCGCAAACCTGCGGTTTGCGAGATGGGAAAAGCGTTTGGAACGGCGAAGCCGTTCCTATCTCCGATCGTGGAAGCCATAACAAAACCCCACGGCGCCGCGATGAAGCCAGTCGGGATGCACCGCAAGGAAGGGCCCGCAGGGCAACGTGGTTCGTTGTTCAAGGGACCTGACGCCGCGGGGGCGCCCGCCTGGCTTCATCCCTCCGGGCGAGGGGTGGCGGGCGTCGCGATGCAGCGTCGCGCTCGTCGCGCGTAGTACCCGCTACGCTTCGACTCGCGCTCCTCGCCTCGCTCGCCCGGCACCCCTCGCGCGGCGCCGTGGAGTTTTGTTGTGGCTTCCTCGCCGCTAGGCTGGAGATTGGAGCAACGCGCATGATCCGCCGCACCCTCATCCTGATGGCCGTCCTGGCCCTGCCCATCACCCTCTGGTTCGTCCACCGCTCGCAGCGGAAGGCGCTGGTGCCGCAGCCCCGGGGCATGGTGCTCGGCCTCTACGCAGGCATCCCGGACTACGACTACGCGGAGGAGCTGGACCGCATCGCAGGCACGGGCGCCACCTGCGTGAGCCTCCAGGCCATCTACCGCATGGACACGGGCCACAGCAACGAGATCCGCCGCCACCCGACCTCCAGCCCCAGCGAGGAGAGCCTGCGCCGCACCTTCCGCCAGGCGAAGGTCCGCGGCCTGCGCATGATGTTCTTCCCCACCATCAACCTGCGGGACGAGGCCGAGAACGCCGACTGGTGGCGGGGCAACATCGCGCCCTCGGACTGGGACCTCTGGTGGCGCAACTACACGGACTTCAACGTGCGCCTGGCGGCCCTGGCCCAGGAGGGCGGCGTCGAGTGGTACAGCCTCGGCACTGAGATGGCCTCCACGCACCCCTTCCCGGACCAGTGGCGGAAGCTGGCCGCGGAGGTGCGAAAGGTCTTCAAGGGCAAGCTGGTCTACAGCGTGAACTTCGACAGCCACGACAGCTTCACCTTCGGCGACTGCCTGGATGTCATCGGCATCAACACCTACGATCCCATCGCCAAGTACGACGACTACCCCACGCCCGACCAGATCCGCGACGCCTGGTGGTGGATCGTCTACAAGGCCCGCACGCTCTCGGCCCGCTTCGCCGATGCCAAGGGCCCCAAGCCCGTCATGATCACCGAGGTCGGCTACCCCAGTGTCGCCCATGCCCACGTGGGCCCCTGGGACTTCCGCACGGACAAGCCCGTGGACCTGGCCCTCCAGGACCTGCTGTTGAAGGGCGCCTTCGGGGTGCTGCGCCACTGGAGCGACGGCGACGCGGTGTTCTACTACCTCTACGGGGAGAACCTCAACCAGAAGCCCATCGGGGGGCCCCTCGACCGCACCTACGCGGTGTGGGGCAAGCCCGTCGAGGCCACCCTGCGGCAGTACTTCCGCGAGCCCATCTGGGAGGGCCACATCCCCCCCCGGGCCGAGAACCTCCACGAGGCCGTGGTGCAGTCCCTCGTGAGCTGGCATCGCAAGGTGCGGGACTACGAGGACGCGGAGCTGCCGCCCTGGGTGCTGGACTGGGAGGTCGGGCACCCCGGAGACGCCGCCGAAGCCCGGGCCATCCTGGCGAAGGAGCCCGCCCCGGCGCGCAAAATTCCCAAGGGTGAGGCCCGCTGACGACGGTATGCTCGACTGTTCCCATGAAGCCTGCCCCGCGCCCCCACCCTGATCCCGAGGCCCCTGCCCGAACCCTGCTCGTGGCGGAGGACGA
Coding sequences within:
- a CDS encoding amino acid permease, whose product is MSNDPRPESQIFARKPLALLLEEAKGENRLRRVLGPVQLTALGVGAIIGAGIFVATGAAAHNIAGPSLMVSYVIAGITCIFAALCYAEFAAMVPVAGSAYTYAYATLGELFAWIIGWDLILEYGVSSAAVATGWSAYFQSAVSNLGIHIPKLLSESPWKYDPATGHFASTGAMMNLPALIIVAIITAILVKGIQESATFNGVMVAIKVAAVLFVIGVGAFFINTTNWHPFAPFGWTGISFFGHHVAGQMDGGGAPIGTMAGAAIIFFAYIGFDSVSTHAEEAKNPQRDVPIGIIVSLVVCTFLYIAVVAVLTGMVKFDRLDINAPVSIAFRQNGMPWAEGLIATAGVAGITSVLLVMMLSGPRVFLAMARDGLLPKATFGDVHPRFRTPWKSTILVGLFVGALAGFLPIDALLHLANIGTLLAFVIVCAAVLIMRRKHPEAERPFRCPWVPFVPVMGVLSCLMLMFSLPVANWWRLIAWLALGFVIYFLYGKKHSVMRQQAS
- a CDS encoding heparan-alpha-glucosaminide N-acetyltransferase domain-containing protein; translation: MSLWTDLTPSKRCDWIDQLRGWAVIVMIEVHAVNVWLHAGLRPDWLNYLNGLVAPSFTMAAGYSLVISTFRTDGTLRPFWPDTARRLGFILLCAYALHAPGITAADWTVLNTAQKARELFKIDVLQCIVFSLLILQLLARLVRNPRIFTGLALAMAVFVPLMAPSLWATGVADGLWLPVRGLFNGNPDRGVQALFPLFPWIAFPAFGAFLGGLYRHFRVMPVEGKALWSEARFLAGLAVFGALLLAWGASAQHAWLWGGQWLQQNGVWLLHSKSGAFTYAELGAIANTTLPSVAARLGWIMLGGSLMGAIELLRPRWKGPNPIKAASGESLLLYMLHLNLIFSLLLAPAVVALTGWGWGDLGWTGTLLLTAAIIALNLAVGVWWQQVRATPDRMRRLQHQAVAGLGIWFVLGGWWTFRHFLRSPELAKEPYAFLNAARARKGLPPTPDGLCRDPEEYFREAERLKLHLSAEARADVARRILARQETR
- a CDS encoding hemolysin family protein encodes the protein MVDPGGNAPPSWLLLAALALLLYRCGTTALLSAFHALPSVQRRRLLEEEAITDPRLASLLGRPRTLGMGLGFWNKALLLILLGLLWPFRLALPGGAWTLGALVLAGLWALDLALPALLTSGDPARWVIRLFPLYAPIQSLLAPLVDPVARLIDRHTQERAKETEPEDATEEAVTALLEEGEAEGILEAGDRELIRNVVTFGDTLVREVMTPRTRIAALPLEATIPEAWQTFTRTRHSRLPIYEGGIDHIRGVLLLKDLIQLPDSDQPPLATLMKPPRFVPESKPVMDLLREMQRTRTQLALVVDEFGGLSGLATMEDLLEEVFGEIQDEHEAPAGLVVQAPGVYLVSGQAHVEDVAQRLGLTWERDGFDTLAGLVLARLGRVPHPQEAVEVEGARLTVLKMDGTRIVQVRVERT
- a CDS encoding glycoside hydrolase family 113 → MIRRTLILMAVLALPITLWFVHRSQRKALVPQPRGMVLGLYAGIPDYDYAEELDRIAGTGATCVSLQAIYRMDTGHSNEIRRHPTSSPSEESLRRTFRQAKVRGLRMMFFPTINLRDEAENADWWRGNIAPSDWDLWWRNYTDFNVRLAALAQEGGVEWYSLGTEMASTHPFPDQWRKLAAEVRKVFKGKLVYSVNFDSHDSFTFGDCLDVIGINTYDPIAKYDDYPTPDQIRDAWWWIVYKARTLSARFADAKGPKPVMITEVGYPSVAHAHVGPWDFRTDKPVDLALQDLLLKGAFGVLRHWSDGDAVFYYLYGENLNQKPIGGPLDRTYAVWGKPVEATLRQYFREPIWEGHIPPRAENLHEAVVQSLVSWHRKVRDYEDAELPPWVLDWEVGHPGDAAEARAILAKEPAPARKIPKGEAR